One window from the genome of Cryptomeria japonica chromosome 6, Sugi_1.0, whole genome shotgun sequence encodes:
- the LOC131044320 gene encoding LEAF RUST 10 DISEASE-RESISTANCE LOCUS RECEPTOR-LIKE PROTEIN KINASE-like 2.7, with the protein MRAQSIFTHSCSMEKGCQFRGNRFLSVKFPQVIAILTSFAVLLVEGTTMSSLCRTSCGDLPIEYPFGIDDGCGSLEYRSLLVCTNNTQLELWTPSGRYRVMNISYDNQYVVVSDSSMWSCSAGNKLPQSQRFSLDISKKFSISISNTFLYFNCNESFVLVQPQPSYCESQSERCESVCDSNNYLCNNLPVCPKALTKASCCSYYPRTSDSLRLMLENCESYTSVYWGLTNKSTSYNQLPSYGIRLNYEVPITTHCVNCQEHGGICGYDTQLSSFLCLCTQKNTTTYCTEHNVHHVRQGQVVAGIVAGIGVGGMIGGGAIIWYLRRTRPNRPYRLGAVNTT; encoded by the exons ATGAGAGCGCAGTCAATTTTTACACATTCCTGCAGCATGGAGAAAGGATGCCAATTCAGAGGCAACAGATTTCTCTCTGTCAAATTTCCACAGGTAATTGCGATACTTACGAGTTTTGCAGTCTTGTTGGTTGAAGGTACAACTATGTCCAGCTTGTGCAGAACAAGCTGTGGTGATTTACCCATCGAATACCCATTTGGTATTGATGATGGGTGTGGGAGTTTGGAGTACAGATCATTACTTGTGTGTACCAATAACACCCAGCTTGAACTATGGACCCCCTCAGGGAGATATCGTGTCATGAATATTAGCTATGATAACCAATATGTTGTTGTATCAGACTCTTCCATGTGGAGTTGTAGTGCAGGGAATAAACTTCCCCAGAGCCAAAGATTCAGTCTTGATATCAGTAAAAAGTTCTCTATTTCAATTTCCAACACTTTTCTCTATTTCAATTGCAATGAGTCATTTGTCCTGGTTCAACCACAGCCTAGTTACTGTGAGTCACAGTCCGAAAGATGTGAGTCTGTGTGTGATAGTAACAATTACCTCTGCAATAATTTGCCTGTTTGCCCAAAAGCTCTGACCAAAGCATCTTGTTGCTCCTACTATCCAAGGACTTCAGATTCCTTGAGATTAATGCTTGAAAACTGTGAATCATATACAAGTGTGTATTGGGGTCTCACCAATAAATCTACTTCTTATAACCAACTTCCTAGCTATGGGATTCGCTTAAATTATGAAGTTCCCATCACTACCCACTGCGTGAATTGCCAGGAACATGGAGGGATCTGCGGCTATGACACCCAATTATCCAGTTTTCTTTGTCTCTGCACTCAGAAGAATACCACCACTTATTGCACAG AGCATAATGTTCACCACGTACGCCAAGGCCAAGTAGTTGCAG GAATTGTGGCAGGGATAGGTGTTGGAGGGATGATTGGTGGCGGGGCCATAATCTGGTATCTCAGGAGGACGAGACCAAATAGACCTTACAGATTAGGAGCTGTCAACACCACATGA